Proteins from one Triticum aestivum cultivar Chinese Spring chromosome 7A, IWGSC CS RefSeq v2.1, whole genome shotgun sequence genomic window:
- the LOC123147637 gene encoding agamous-like MADS-box protein AGL80: protein MGRLPKKVTLGYVRDDSTRRSRYKQRLKGLMKKAGELGTLCDVETCVVVYSEGGAAPEVFPSPDKAVGILNGFKSMPELGHCKKTMDQEGLLTEGIAKLQEKVDKSRRECQDRETRYLLQQIMDGNLPGLVGISVEQLARVGYKVEELIKSLGELMGKTHSQAPPPAPCVTTGSIDMGSPALYQAPEQQQEGTLVGGYAGGHDGADFTGSDTVVQMQSFNLEFGSSYFPPMYQAPPPAPWVTTGSVDMGSTALHQAPVQRQEGTLLSSGGDLGTLVYGGYAGGHEGAGFTGSDMVMQMQSFNLEFDWSQFPPM from the coding sequence ATGGGTCGGCTTCCGAAGAAGGTGACCCTGGGGTACGTCCGCGACGACTCGACCCGGCGCTCTAGGTACAAGCAGCGTCTGAAGGGGCTGATGAAGAAGGCGGGCGAGCTGGGCACCCTGTGCGACGTCGAGACCTGCGTGGTGGTGTACAGCGAGGGCGGGGCGGCGCCTGAGGTGTTTCCTTCCCCTGACAAGGCGGTGGGTATCCTGAATGGATTCAAGAGCATGCCGGAGCTGGGGCATTGCAAGAAGACGATGGACCAGGAGGGCTTACTCACCGAGGGCATCGCCAAGCTCCAGGAGAAAGTCGACAAGTCCCGCCGCGAATGCCAGGACCGCGAGACCAGGTACCTCCTGCAACAGATCATGGACGGGAACCTCCCGGGCCTCGTTGGCATCAGCGTGGAGCAGCTCGCCCGCGTTGGCTACAAGGTGGAGGAGCTGATCAAGAGCTTGGGCGAACTCATGGGGAAAACTCATTCCCAGGCGCCGCCGCCAGCTCCATGCGTCACCACCGGCAGCATAGACATGGGGTCTCCGGCGCTGTATCAGGCGCCAGAACAACAGCAGGAGGGCACCCTGGTCGGTGGCTACGCTGGTGGTCACGACGGGGCCGACTTCACCGGCAGTGATACGGTGGTGCAGATGCAGTCCTTCAATCTGGAGTTTGGTTCGAGTTATTTCCCTCCCATGTACCAGGCGCCGCCGCCAGCTCCATGGGTCACCACCGGCAGCGTAGACATGGGGTCTACAGCGCTGCATCAGGCGCCAGTGCAGCGGCAGGAGGGCACGCTGCTGAGCTCCGGAGGGGATCTTGGCACCCTGGTCTACGGTGGCTACGCTGGTGGCCACGAAGGGGCCGGCTTCACCGGCAGTGATATGGTGATGCAGATGCAGTCGTTCAATCTGGAGTTCGATTGGAGTCAGTTCCCTCCCATGTAA